In Flavobacterium luteolum, the DNA window TACTTAATTTTGTAATTTTCTGTACTGGTTTCACTTAGAGAGAAATAGCCTAACGGATAATTATCTTTATTGGTTACATTGATCATATTTCCTTTTACGGTTGCAGGAGGAGACTGAAATGGTCCTCCAACAGTGCTTCCTGCAATGCTGACCAAAATATTCATATAATTATAGTACTGTTTTGAAATCCCGTAATGTTTGATTTCAATTTCATTTCCAATTATTAAATCTTCATCGTCTGAAAGGCTAAAAAATTCATTGCCATTAAAAAATTTATCTTCGTCTACATAGAAAGTTGATTTAACTTTATTTGAGTATAAATATTTGTATAAATAAAAATTATCTGTATCGGCAGGATCAGTATAAAAAGCTTTTATTTCAATGTCTTTTCCAGTAAAACCGCCTTGATTATTTTG includes these proteins:
- a CDS encoding DUF4249 domain-containing protein; amino-acid sequence: MKKLVFLIVLFTSLFFASCEKVVDVDLDTAPPKLVIEAAITWEKGTTGNEQTIKLTTTTGYFENKIPTVSGAIIYIENSKKERFNFIEIKKTGQYSCINFTPVIDEQYTLTVISRGSRYIGTETLKSVAPITRIEQNNQGGFTGKDIEIKAFYTDPADTDNFYLYKYLYSNKVKSTFYVDEDKFFNGNEFFSLSDDEDLIIGNEIEIKHYGISKQYYNYMNILVSIAGSTVGGPFQSPPATVKGNMINVTNKDNYPLGYFSLSETSTENYKIK